A genomic window from Armatimonadota bacterium includes:
- the aroC gene encoding chorismate synthase, whose product MALRFLTAGESHGRALTAILEGLPAGLVVSVEEINAQMSRRQVGYGRSPRMKLEADRVEIVSGLMGGETIGAPVALRVENRDVRLDEPPLTRPRPGHADLAGAMKYGFRDLRRVLERASARETAARVAVGAVCRAFLGAFGISIFSHVVEIGSVAITQRPLRWEDIPGVAEGSDLRCADAAAEARMREAIEAARKAGDTLGGVFEVVALGVPPGLGSYVHWDRKLDGRLAQAVMSIPAVKGVEVGSGFEMARTPGSRAHDEIRYQPDRGFFRETNRAGGMEGGVTNGEPVVVRGAMKPLSTLMAPLLSVDLETKAPSRGAVVRSDVCAVPAAGVVAEAMVAFVLADAFLEKFGGDTMADIGATYRAYRSRLRDL is encoded by the coding sequence ATGGCGCTGCGCTTTCTCACTGCGGGAGAGTCCCACGGCCGGGCGCTCACGGCGATCCTCGAGGGGTTGCCGGCCGGCCTGGTGGTGAGCGTTGAGGAGATCAACGCCCAGATGTCCCGGCGTCAGGTGGGCTACGGGCGCAGTCCCCGGATGAAGCTGGAAGCCGACCGGGTGGAAATCGTGTCCGGGCTGATGGGCGGGGAGACGATCGGCGCCCCCGTCGCCCTGCGGGTGGAAAATCGAGACGTGCGCCTGGACGAGCCTCCGCTGACGCGGCCGCGTCCCGGACACGCCGACCTGGCCGGCGCGATGAAATACGGCTTCCGCGACCTGCGGCGGGTGCTGGAGCGGGCGAGTGCGCGGGAGACCGCGGCCCGTGTGGCCGTCGGGGCGGTCTGCCGGGCGTTTTTGGGCGCCTTTGGTATTTCCATCTTCAGCCACGTCGTCGAGATCGGGTCCGTTGCGATCACCCAGCGCCCCCTGCGCTGGGAAGACATCCCGGGTGTGGCCGAGGGTTCGGATCTCCGCTGCGCGGATGCCGCGGCGGAAGCCAGGATGCGCGAGGCCATCGAGGCGGCCCGGAAGGCCGGGGATACCCTGGGTGGAGTATTCGAGGTTGTGGCCCTCGGCGTGCCGCCCGGCCTCGGCAGTTATGTGCACTGGGACAGAAAACTGGACGGACGACTCGCCCAGGCCGTGATGTCGATTCCCGCGGTAAAGGGCGTGGAAGTGGGGTCGGGGTTCGAAATGGCGCGCACTCCGGGTTCGCGCGCCCACGACGAAATCCGTTACCAGCCAGATCGGGGTTTCTTCCGTGAGACGAACCGGGCCGGGGGCATGGAGGGAGGCGTCACCAACGGCGAGCCGGTGGTGGTGCGGGGGGCCATGAAGCCGCTCTCCACGTTGATGGCCCCGCTCCTCTCGGTGGATCTGGAGACGAAGGCGCCTTCCCGCGGGGCCGTTGTGCGCAGCGATGTTTGCGCCGTGCCGGCCGCCGGTGTCGTGGCGGAAGCGATGGTCGCCTTCGTGCTGGCGGACGCCTTCCTCGAGAAGTTCGGGGGAGACACGATGGCCGATATCGGGGCGACCTACCGGGCGTACCGTTCCCGCCTCCGCGACCTGTGA
- a CDS encoding CaiB/BaiF CoA-transferase family protein, giving the protein MDAPLEGVRVLDLTNVLAGPFCTFQLALLGADVIKVEVPGSGDLARQLGADPALNRALMGASFLAQNAGKRSVTINLKDPDGRKVFERLVVTADVLVENFRPGVMARLGLGYDRLSTLNPDLIYCAISGFGQDGPLSANPAYDQIIQGLAGVMDVTGDERSGPLRVGFPVCDTVGGLAAAFAIVSALRLRQREGRGCLLDVSMLEATLVSMGWVVSNYLIAGEVPRRSGNENFTASPSGTFRTGEGLLNIAANKQEQFEVLCREIGRPDLVTDPRFVDREARLRHRRELTAEVEAALARRSAAEWEERLNRVGVPAGRVLSVPEALAHPQVTARRLVQCFDNVAGIGRDVAVTTTGVMLSGRRPEASTPPPRLGEHTDEVLQSLGLTAEEIAALRRKGAI; this is encoded by the coding sequence GTGGACGCACCGCTTGAGGGCGTCCGCGTCCTCGACCTCACCAATGTGCTGGCGGGGCCCTTCTGCACCTTCCAGCTGGCCCTGCTGGGCGCCGACGTCATCAAGGTCGAAGTCCCGGGCAGCGGGGATCTGGCCCGGCAACTGGGCGCTGATCCGGCCCTGAACCGCGCCCTGATGGGCGCGTCGTTCTTGGCTCAGAACGCCGGGAAGCGCTCGGTGACCATCAACCTGAAGGATCCCGACGGTCGGAAGGTGTTCGAACGGCTGGTCGTCACCGCCGACGTGCTGGTGGAGAACTTCCGGCCCGGGGTGATGGCCAGGCTCGGCCTGGGATACGACCGCCTCTCCACGCTCAATCCGGACCTCATCTACTGCGCGATCTCCGGATTCGGCCAGGACGGCCCCCTCAGTGCCAATCCCGCTTACGATCAGATCATCCAGGGGCTGGCCGGAGTGATGGATGTCACCGGCGACGAGCGGAGCGGGCCGCTGCGCGTGGGCTTTCCGGTCTGCGACACCGTGGGCGGGCTGGCTGCGGCCTTCGCCATCGTCAGCGCGTTGCGCCTGCGCCAGCGGGAAGGCCGGGGCTGCCTGCTGGACGTGTCGATGCTCGAGGCCACGTTGGTCAGCATGGGATGGGTGGTGTCCAACTACCTGATCGCGGGCGAAGTCCCCCGGCGGTCGGGCAACGAGAACTTCACCGCCAGTCCCTCGGGGACATTTCGGACCGGGGAAGGGCTGTTGAACATCGCCGCCAACAAGCAGGAGCAGTTCGAGGTCCTGTGTCGGGAAATCGGACGGCCGGACCTCGTCACCGATCCCCGGTTCGTGGACCGCGAAGCCCGCCTGCGTCACCGCAGGGAGCTGACGGCCGAGGTGGAGGCCGCCCTGGCCCGGCGTTCGGCGGCCGAGTGGGAGGAGCGGTTGAACAGAGTCGGCGTGCCGGCCGGGCGCGTCCTCTCCGTCCCCGAGGCCCTGGCCCATCCGCAGGTCACGGCCCGCCGCCTGGTGCAGTGCTTCGACAACGTTGCGGGCATCGGCCGGGATGTTGCGGTGACCACGACCGGTGTGATGCTCTCGGGCCGTCGACCGGAAGCCTCCACTCCCCCTCCGCGCCTGGGGGAGCACACGGACGAGGTGCTGCAGAGCCTGGGACTCACGGCGGAAGAGATCGCCGCGCTCCGGCGGAAAGGGGCGATATGA
- a CDS encoding bifunctional shikimate kinase/3-dehydroquinate synthase: protein MRNIALIGMPATGKSAVGRRLALTLGLPFFDTDEMIESREDASIAEIFEARGEAYFRSLEQAVISEVTGQPGVVATGGGVVERPENMTALRDWGWIIALVAPPEVLARRVGRADQWPLLKGGVVENLERLWKRREAGYRTADLVVDVAEEDVDEVVRRILEFLAEREPTAIVTVHPRHAPSYRAIVGEGVRGLVGHYARDAGLQGRAAVLVSPAAARSSGIQLCDALQGAGFSPVLIEIPAGESAKTWESVGWLCDRLVQEQLDRTGCLVAMGGEETLDIGGFLAATYMRGIPSVYLPTTLVAQLDSCIGGKVSLNHPRAKNLIGLLHHPRLAVVDVQLARAGGARAMRAGLAEAVKYGVVADAGLFRFLEERAGDLLRGEGLAELVAWCLRIKAAIVDEDEEGTGRRLLLNYGHTFAHAIEASTGFRRYTHGEAVAIGMTLAARVGSAMGITAGSLEDRQTALLRRLGLPCDFSGVATAHLVEALWRDKKKQGARLRFVLPTDLGSGEVRSDVPIDLVARVLSEHGAAAERADRDGSAQV, encoded by the coding sequence ATGAGGAATATTGCGCTGATCGGGATGCCGGCGACGGGCAAGAGCGCCGTAGGGCGTCGCCTGGCGCTCACCTTGGGCCTTCCTTTCTTCGATACGGACGAGATGATCGAGAGCCGCGAGGACGCGTCCATCGCGGAGATCTTCGAGGCGCGCGGGGAGGCGTATTTCCGCAGCCTCGAGCAGGCGGTGATCAGCGAGGTGACCGGGCAGCCAGGTGTCGTGGCGACCGGCGGCGGCGTGGTGGAGCGGCCGGAGAACATGACGGCCCTCCGGGATTGGGGGTGGATCATCGCCCTGGTCGCTCCTCCCGAGGTACTGGCGCGTCGAGTCGGTCGGGCCGACCAGTGGCCGCTGCTCAAGGGCGGAGTTGTTGAGAACCTGGAGCGACTGTGGAAGCGGCGCGAGGCCGGCTATCGGACCGCGGATCTCGTCGTGGATGTCGCGGAAGAAGACGTGGACGAGGTGGTGCGGAGGATCCTCGAGTTTCTGGCCGAACGGGAGCCCACCGCAATCGTCACCGTCCATCCGCGCCATGCCCCGTCCTATCGGGCGATCGTGGGCGAGGGTGTGCGAGGGCTTGTCGGGCACTACGCGCGGGACGCCGGTCTCCAGGGCCGCGCCGCGGTGTTGGTCTCTCCCGCCGCCGCCAGGTCGTCCGGGATTCAGCTCTGCGATGCTCTGCAAGGAGCCGGATTCTCACCCGTCCTGATCGAGATTCCCGCCGGAGAGAGTGCGAAGACGTGGGAATCCGTCGGCTGGCTTTGCGACAGACTGGTCCAGGAGCAGCTCGACCGGACCGGGTGTCTGGTAGCCATGGGCGGTGAGGAAACGCTGGACATCGGGGGATTCCTCGCCGCCACGTACATGCGCGGCATCCCCAGTGTTTACCTGCCCACCACGTTGGTGGCCCAGCTCGACAGCTGCATCGGCGGTAAGGTGTCGCTCAACCACCCCCGCGCCAAGAATCTCATCGGGCTCCTCCACCATCCCCGGCTGGCCGTTGTTGACGTGCAACTGGCGCGGGCCGGGGGGGCCCGGGCGATGCGCGCAGGACTGGCCGAGGCCGTGAAGTACGGGGTCGTCGCCGATGCCGGGCTGTTTCGTTTTCTGGAGGAACGGGCGGGCGATCTGCTCCGCGGTGAAGGTCTTGCCGAGCTCGTGGCGTGGTGCCTGCGCATCAAGGCCGCCATTGTCGATGAAGATGAAGAAGGAACCGGACGCCGCCTGCTCCTCAACTACGGCCACACCTTCGCCCATGCCATCGAGGCCTCAACCGGGTTCCGCCGCTACACCCACGGTGAAGCGGTCGCCATTGGGATGACTCTGGCCGCCCGGGTGGGATCGGCCATGGGCATCACCGCCGGATCCCTGGAAGACCGGCAGACCGCGCTCTTGCGTCGGCTGGGCCTGCCCTGCGACTTCTCGGGGGTGGCCACGGCACACCTCGTGGAGGCCCTGTGGCGCGACAAGAAGAAGCAGGGCGCCCGGTTGCGGTTTGTGCTGCCGACGGATCTCGGCAGCGGAGAGGTGCGCAGCGACGTCCCCATCGACCTCGTGGCCCGCGTTCTGAGCGAACACGGGGCCGCGGCCGAACGGGCCGACCGGGACGGCAGCGCACAGGTCTGA
- a CDS encoding citryl-CoA lyase, with amino-acid sequence MNEQRPDPVQAWWRTAIVDIAPGSIRIRGYAIEDLIGNLDFSSMVWLMLRGEVPTMAQARLLEAALVAAVDHGPQAPSIAIARMTATCGVALNSAVAAGVNALGDVHGGAGQQCMELYRAVAGRWDEGMPLERAVEAVLDGFGPDAYVPGFGHRFHPVDPRAVRLLQLVGQAADAGTVSGRFARIAQAVEALLERRVGRRIPMNIDGATAVVFCELDFPPALGRGLFILSRAVGILAHAWEQMLQGERIKGPTPPRAGYTYEGVPPRPLPPRT; translated from the coding sequence ATGAACGAGCAGAGGCCTGACCCTGTTCAGGCCTGGTGGCGGACGGCCATTGTCGATATCGCGCCGGGGAGCATCCGCATCCGCGGCTATGCCATCGAGGACCTCATCGGCAACCTTGACTTTTCGTCGATGGTCTGGCTGATGCTGCGGGGCGAGGTGCCCACGATGGCCCAGGCCCGGCTCCTCGAGGCCGCCCTGGTCGCCGCCGTGGATCACGGACCCCAGGCGCCGTCCATCGCCATCGCGCGGATGACGGCGACCTGCGGGGTGGCGCTGAACAGCGCTGTGGCCGCAGGGGTGAACGCCCTGGGCGATGTGCACGGGGGAGCCGGCCAGCAGTGCATGGAGCTCTATCGTGCCGTGGCCGGCAGGTGGGATGAGGGGATGCCCCTGGAGCGGGCCGTGGAGGCGGTTCTGGACGGGTTCGGCCCTGACGCCTACGTTCCGGGGTTCGGCCACCGGTTCCACCCCGTTGACCCCCGGGCCGTGCGGCTCCTCCAGCTCGTCGGCCAGGCGGCCGATGCCGGGACAGTCTCCGGCCGATTTGCGCGCATTGCGCAGGCCGTGGAGGCGTTGCTGGAGAGGCGGGTCGGGCGGAGAATCCCCATGAATATCGACGGCGCCACGGCGGTGGTCTTCTGCGAACTGGACTTTCCGCCGGCCCTGGGCCGGGGCCTGTTCATCCTCTCTCGCGCCGTGGGCATCCTGGCGCACGCCTGGGAGCAGATGCTTCAAGGGGAGCGCATCAAGGGGCCCACCCCGCCGCGCGCCGGCTATACCTACGAAGGGGTTCCGCCTCGCCCCCTCCCTCCCCGGACGTAG
- a CDS encoding IclR family transcriptional regulator, which yields MDRALTVLTVFREGDVTLTLAEIAERTGMYKSTILRLCESLARHGYLYRVDGAGYRLGPTPLRLASLYQRSFRVGDLVVPMLQRLVRQTGESASFYVREQGVRVCLHRVDSPRAIRDHVREGDHLPLDRGAAGRVLLAFSGEPGEVYARIRRRYVAATFGERDRETAAVAAPVFRLGQELVGALSVSGPIYRFRGRAAERIAALVLAAAAELTADLGGDRRPFDERIVRRGRTA from the coding sequence GTGGACCGGGCGCTGACGGTCCTGACGGTGTTTCGCGAGGGCGACGTCACCCTGACCCTGGCTGAGATCGCCGAGCGTACCGGCATGTACAAGAGCACCATCCTGCGGCTGTGCGAGTCGCTGGCCCGCCACGGCTACCTGTACCGTGTCGACGGCGCAGGGTACCGGTTGGGCCCCACCCCGCTGCGTCTGGCCAGCCTGTACCAGCGGTCGTTCCGGGTGGGGGACCTCGTGGTGCCGATGTTGCAGAGACTGGTCCGGCAGACCGGCGAGAGCGCATCTTTCTACGTACGCGAGCAGGGCGTGCGTGTCTGCCTCCATCGCGTGGACTCCCCCCGGGCCATCCGCGATCACGTGCGCGAGGGAGACCACCTGCCGCTGGACCGGGGCGCCGCCGGACGGGTGCTGCTGGCCTTCAGCGGAGAGCCCGGGGAGGTGTATGCGCGGATCCGCCGTCGGTATGTCGCGGCCACCTTCGGCGAGCGCGATCGTGAGACCGCCGCAGTGGCCGCTCCGGTCTTCCGGCTCGGTCAGGAACTGGTCGGTGCGCTGTCGGTCTCCGGCCCCATCTACCGGTTCCGGGGCAGGGCCGCAGAACGGATTGCGGCCCTGGTCCTGGCCGCTGCGGCGGAGCTGACGGCCGATCTCGGCGGTGATCGCCGACCCTTCGACGAAAGGATTGTCCGTCGTGGACGCACCGCTTGA
- a CDS encoding shikimate dehydrogenase — protein sequence MIAPRAGQKVVGIIGDPVAHSLSPRMHTAAFEALGIDWRFVAFRVPPEHLEDALRGIRALGLAGVNVTIPHKQAVTTLVDDLDPTARAIGAVNTVRVEADRLVGYNTDAPGLLDALVRDGGRSPAGARCLVLGAGGAGRSAAFALAGARAASVVILNRTASRADDVAGRVADAHPACSVRAGPLDPRTVARAAEDADVIIQATSAMLGVAADGRGETPAWLCALEGALRPGVTVLDMVYTPPRTALLVAAAKAGARIVDGLSMLVYQGARSFELWTGLPAPIAAMRHAVDGVARR from the coding sequence ATGATCGCCCCGCGAGCCGGCCAAAAGGTAGTGGGCATCATTGGCGATCCGGTGGCCCACTCCCTTTCTCCCCGTATGCACACGGCTGCCTTTGAGGCGCTGGGGATAGACTGGCGTTTCGTCGCTTTCCGGGTTCCGCCCGAGCATCTGGAGGACGCCCTGCGGGGGATCCGGGCGCTCGGTCTGGCCGGCGTCAACGTCACCATCCCCCACAAGCAGGCTGTCACGACCCTTGTCGATGATCTCGACCCGACGGCCCGCGCCATCGGTGCCGTGAACACCGTGCGCGTGGAGGCCGACCGTCTCGTCGGCTACAACACCGACGCTCCGGGCCTGCTGGATGCCCTGGTGCGCGACGGCGGTCGGAGCCCCGCCGGTGCCCGTTGTCTCGTCCTTGGCGCGGGCGGCGCCGGTCGCAGCGCCGCGTTTGCCCTGGCCGGCGCCCGGGCGGCGTCGGTGGTGATCCTGAATCGGACAGCTTCGCGCGCGGACGATGTGGCCGGACGGGTCGCCGACGCCCATCCGGCATGTTCGGTCCGGGCGGGGCCCCTCGACCCACGCACCGTCGCCCGGGCCGCGGAGGACGCCGACGTGATCATTCAGGCGACCAGTGCGATGCTCGGCGTGGCGGCCGACGGCCGCGGTGAGACGCCCGCCTGGCTGTGCGCATTGGAGGGCGCGCTGCGTCCCGGGGTGACCGTCCTGGACATGGTCTACACACCGCCGCGGACGGCGCTGTTGGTCGCGGCGGCGAAGGCGGGGGCACGGATCGTGGACGGTCTGAGCATGCTGGTCTACCAGGGGGCACGGAGTTTCGAGCTGTGGACCGGCCTGCCCGCGCCCATTGCCGCCATGCGGCACGCTGTTGACGGCGTGGCCCGGCGCTGA
- a CDS encoding thiamine pyrophosphate-binding protein: MGAKPHNVAHQIVRFLEAIGTRYVFGLCGHTVIALLDAFRDSPIRFVMNRHEQIAAHMADGYARASGECGVLLTHVGPGLTNAVTGVANAALDSVPLLVIAGDVPAYFFGRHPHQEVQVHNDGDQSAIYRPFVKRVWRVTQPRGLARILERAYLLATSGRPGPVLVDVAMDVLSRPAEDPDPQAPRPAARPGLDPGTARRIAERLLAARRPVIYVGGGVISSDGAEELARVAEHLNAPVAYSLMGKGAIPDDHPLVLGMTGFWGTDLTNRVTRQADVLLAVGTRFAEADASSWDARFTFAIPPTELIHIDVDPAELGRSFPVTIGAVADARAALRAILEALVEAAPRGGRGHADLAAIQAERAKWRESLVGPMRSEAYPLAPQRILAEVRAALPRDGILVTDVGWNKNGVGQQFPIYFPRTHLTPGGLATMGFGPAAVLGAKLAKPERACVAMVGDGAFSANPSVLATAVEQGINVTWVVMNNSAHGTIAGLMSQHFGHTLGCEFRRQGEAYSPDFAAVARAYGADGVHIERAGDLAPALGRALQGHRPTVLDVPMTNDPVPTGGHWDINDIYQW, encoded by the coding sequence ATGGGAGCCAAACCTCACAATGTCGCCCACCAGATCGTGCGGTTCCTGGAGGCGATCGGAACCAGATACGTCTTCGGCCTCTGCGGGCACACCGTGATCGCGCTGCTGGACGCCTTCCGGGACAGCCCGATCCGGTTCGTGATGAACCGGCATGAGCAGATCGCCGCGCACATGGCCGACGGCTATGCCCGTGCCTCCGGCGAGTGCGGGGTGCTGCTGACCCATGTCGGACCGGGCCTGACCAACGCCGTCACCGGAGTGGCCAACGCGGCGTTGGACTCCGTCCCGCTGCTCGTCATCGCCGGCGATGTCCCGGCATACTTCTTCGGCCGCCACCCGCACCAGGAAGTTCAGGTCCACAACGATGGCGATCAGTCCGCCATCTACCGACCCTTCGTGAAGCGCGTCTGGCGCGTAACGCAGCCCAGGGGGCTGGCCAGGATCCTGGAACGCGCCTACCTGCTCGCCACCAGCGGCCGTCCCGGCCCGGTGCTTGTGGACGTGGCCATGGACGTCCTGTCCCGTCCGGCGGAAGATCCCGACCCCCAGGCTCCGCGCCCGGCGGCGCGTCCGGGGCTGGACCCGGGGACGGCCCGCCGGATCGCCGAACGCCTGCTGGCGGCCCGACGGCCCGTGATCTATGTGGGCGGCGGCGTCATCAGCTCGGACGGCGCAGAAGAGCTCGCGCGGGTTGCCGAGCACCTCAACGCCCCCGTGGCCTACTCCCTGATGGGAAAGGGCGCGATCCCGGACGACCACCCGCTGGTGCTCGGGATGACCGGATTCTGGGGGACGGACCTGACGAACCGCGTGACGCGGCAGGCCGATGTGCTCCTGGCCGTGGGAACCCGGTTCGCCGAGGCCGACGCCAGTTCGTGGGATGCGAGATTCACCTTCGCCATCCCGCCCACGGAGCTGATCCACATCGATGTCGATCCGGCCGAGCTCGGCCGGTCCTTCCCGGTGACGATCGGAGCCGTTGCCGACGCCCGGGCGGCCCTGCGGGCAATCCTGGAAGCGCTGGTGGAGGCGGCGCCGCGCGGAGGTCGCGGACACGCCGACCTGGCGGCGATCCAGGCCGAGCGTGCCAAGTGGCGGGAGAGCCTTGTCGGGCCGATGCGGTCGGAGGCATACCCGCTCGCCCCCCAGCGCATCCTGGCCGAGGTGCGGGCCGCCCTGCCCAGGGACGGGATCCTGGTGACGGACGTCGGCTGGAACAAGAACGGCGTGGGGCAGCAGTTTCCCATCTATTTCCCACGGACGCACCTGACTCCGGGAGGGCTGGCCACGATGGGGTTCGGCCCGGCCGCCGTCCTGGGCGCCAAGCTGGCGAAACCCGAGCGCGCCTGCGTGGCGATGGTCGGGGATGGGGCGTTCAGCGCCAATCCCTCCGTGCTGGCGACGGCGGTGGAGCAGGGCATCAACGTCACGTGGGTGGTCATGAACAACTCCGCGCATGGGACGATTGCCGGGCTCATGAGCCAGCACTTCGGCCACACCCTGGGCTGCGAGTTCCGCCGGCAGGGGGAGGCGTACTCGCCCGATTTCGCCGCCGTGGCCCGAGCCTACGGGGCAGACGGCGTGCACATCGAGCGCGCCGGGGATCTGGCCCCCGCTCTGGGACGGGCCCTGCAGGGCCACCGGCCCACGGTCCTGGACGTGCCGATGACCAATGATCCGGTGCCGACCGGGGGCCACTGGGACATCAACGACATCTACCAATGGTAG